One Cydia pomonella isolate Wapato2018A chromosome 15, ilCydPomo1, whole genome shotgun sequence DNA window includes the following coding sequences:
- the LOC133526014 gene encoding rho GTPase-activating protein 4-like isoform X5: MTRSGEKIKIHKNMVPNIRVQLTEQTRILEARAEAAAGVAAELHDYCRRRAELEAEYSRALDKLVRAAHQKHKEQKHKREQWSLTGAYACWQAALDSTRSLSKDHAALAALYGGQLASRLQRAADDALRLHRKCRDIVLERHEEVGAALADAAAAGKAQAAAAAEWRAAAAKLRHAHDQKTRLAAADPPRVKKLKALDKELEKRRGRHSEARAKALRARADYVLSLEAANATLQRYYLDDIPDIMLCMEVGFEAVVGRCVRTAAEAEAARAAALCAAAGALRGAASALDSLKDRQKTLDAHAPTFALPRPLPYQGTPPEEQDQEMRELVNGAAEEQDAAAAAVAAELAQRLQQLESGARALRAECRESAKTLDAAEAELVKQMEGSPAQWETARLFGPDAPAPPPPDDQEGPRKEQEDYYLAKFRSYVSSAGRLARLESKAACMRARLVRLAPAPPASPPSPPRRAAARLRRGQFAAPLDDHLAAARADLPRVLTSCVRVISSYGLRHQGIFRVSGSQVEMQALRAAFERGEDPLAHVRDASDINSVCGLLKLYLRELRPPLLPPQLQEHLLRLAALPSDADFVRRMRELLATLPASSVLVLRYLLAFLAHLTEYSEYNMMDAWNLAICVGPTLLAAWGEGGAQLAAQNLVNELVKRTIIHHAAIFPQDIAPHALYKRPSEENETVAEEGESAAGSDDVDAAEEPDVNDDLSLYDDDEENDDGTPEDIQTDYLQYLLYIDNEISDDGENGEWRERDRDSIERRSESLPRRQSVPAPQVREPSPAAPAPSTSAQCRRLAEATPDLVLDLPARAPTEASAPPADAAETFASNRDTLKKRPSHKPSSSDSSTIAPDDPPDTADKPDEAETSTSASAAPESPVPARNTARVAAKFADLTLTGGSLKPALAAKPALLRRPTPHPQHARPQPPPDETT; this comes from the exons ATATTCGCGTACAACTGACAGAACAGACGCGAATACTAGAAGCAAGGGCCGAAGCGGCAGCAGGCGTCGCAGCAGAACTACACGACTACTGCCGAAGACGAGCCGAACTAGAGGCAGAATATTCCCGCGCACTTGACAAGTTAGTCCGAGCCGCACATCAGAAGCATAAGGAGCAGAAGCACAA ACGCGAGCAATGGTCGCTAACCGGTGCCTACGCCTGTTGGCAGGCTGCGCTGGACAGCACGCGCTCGCTGTCCAAAGACCATGCGGCATTAGCCGCGCTGTACGGAGGGCAACTGGCGTCAAGATTGCAAAGGGCGGCTGACGACGCGCTGAGGTTACACAGGAAATGCCGGGATATAG TGTTGGAGCGCCATGAAGAAGTAGGCGCAGCCTTAGCCGACGCTGCAGCGGCGGGCAAGGCGCAAGCGGCAGCGGCCGCAGAATGGCGCGCCGCGGCAGCCAAGCTGAGACACGCCCATGACCAGAAGACTCGGCTGGCTGCCGCCGACCCTCCTAGAGTTAAGAAGCTGAAGGCTTTGGATAAAGAGCTAGAGAAG CGACGCGGCCGACACAGCGAGGCGCGCGCTAAAGCCCTGCGCGCACGCGCGGACTACGTGTTGAGTCtagaagccgcgaacgcgactCTGCAGCGATACTACCTTGACGACATCCCCGATATCATGCTT TGCATGGAGGTCGGTTTCGAGGCCGTAGTGGGCCGCTGCGTGCGCACCGCCGCCGAGGCCGAGGCCGCCCGCGCCGCGGCCCTGTGCGCGGCCGCCGGCGCGCTGCGCGGAGCGGCCTCAGCTCTGGACTCTTTGAAGGACCGACAAAAGACGCTGGACGCTCATGCGCCCACTTTTGCGTTGCCACGGCCACTACCTTATCAAGGGACACCTCCTGAAGAACAA GATCAAGAAATGCGCGAGTTAGTAAACGGGGCAGCAGAAGAACAGGACGCAGCGGCGGCAGCAGTGGCAGCAGAGCTGGCGCAACGGTTGCAGCAACTTGAGAGCGGTGCGAGGGCTCTCAGGGCTGAATGTAGAGAGAGCGCCAAGACTCTTGATGCGGCTGAAGCTGAACTTGTTAAACAG ATGGAAGGCAGCCCGGCGCAGTGGGAGACGGCGCGGCTGTTCGGGCCGgacgcgcccgcgccgccgccgcccgacgACCAGGAGGGGCCGAGGAAGGAGCAGGAGGACTACTATCTCGCG AAGTTCCGGTCGTACGTGTCGAGCGCGGGGCGGCTGGCGCGGCTGGAGAGCAAGGCGGCGTGCATGCGCGCGCGCCTCGTGCGcctcgcgcccgcgccgcccgcctcgCCGCCctcgccgccgcgccgcgccgccgcccgcctgCGCCGCGGGCAGTTCGCCGCGCCGCTCGACGACCACCTGGCCGCGGCCCGGGCGGACTTGCCGAGGGTGCTGACGTCGTGCGTGCGCGTCATATCGAGCTACG GTCTACGGCACCAAGGCATCTTCCGCGTGTCAGGGTCTCAAGTGGAAATGCAAGCCTTACGCGCCGCCTTCGAGAGGGGCGAGGACCCGCTGGCACATGTGAGAGACGCCTCCGATATCAACTCT GTGTGTGGCCTCCTAAAGCTATACCTCCGTGAGCTCCGTCCACCGCTTCTACCGCCACAACTACAGGAACACCTACTACGTTTAGCCGCTTTACCGAGCGATGCGGACTTTGTACGGCGCATGCGTGAACTGTTAGCGACGTTGCCAGCTTCGTCTGTGCTTGTGTTGCGGTATCTGCTGGCGTTCTTAGCACA TTTAACAGAATACAGCGAATACAACATGATGGACGCGTGGAACTTGGCCATCTGCGTGGGTCCCACGCTGCTAGCGGCGTGGGGCGAGGGTGGGGCACAGCTAGCGGCTCAGAATCTCGTCAACGAGCTAGTTAAGAGGACTATCATACACCACGCCGCCATCTTTCCTCAGGACATCGCGCCACATGCGCTGTATAAGCGACCAAG TGAAGAGAACGAGACCGTCGCGGAAGAAGGCGAGAGCGCGGCCGGCTCCGACGACGTCGACGCGGCGGAGGAGCCCGACGTCAACGACGACCTGTCGTTGTACGATGACGACGAAGAAAACGACGACG GAACTCCAGAAGACATACAAACAGATTACCTTCAATATCTTCTATATATTGAca ATGAAATAAGCGACGACGGTGAGAACGGAGAATGGAGAGAGCGGGACAGGGACTCAATAGAAAGGAG GTCGGAGAGTCTGCCGCGACGACAGTCCGTGCCCGCTCCACAG GTCCGCGAGCCGTCCCCCGCCGCCCCCGCCCCTTCCACCTCTGCACAATGCCG GAGGTTAGCGGAAGCCACACCGGACCTAGTGCTGGACTTACCAGCACGGGCGCCGACTGAGGCCAGTGCGCCGCCCGCCGACGCCGCTGAAACGTTCGCTAGCAACCGCGACACGCTCAAGAAGCGGCCCTCGCACAA ACCATCATCATCAGACAGCAGCACAATCGCCCCCGACGACCCTCCCGACACCGCAGACAAGCCGGACGAGGCCGAAACCTCAACATCGGCCTCGGCGGCCCCTGAAAGCCCAGTACCCGCACGCAACACCGCCCGCGTCGCCGCCAAATTCGCCGACTTGACGCTGACTGGTGGCTCGCTCAAGCCGGCTTTAGCTGCTAAACCGGCTTTACTGAGGAGACCTACGCCGCATCCGCAACATGCGAGGCCGCAGCCACCGCCTGACGAAACCACATAG
- the LOC133526014 gene encoding rho GTPase-activating protein 4-like isoform X2 has product MGSLGEGGEVPDPRRLRGSPRRALPSAGTAMFHCIVQPRHDWGPLDDANAFPDIRVQLTEQTRILEARAEAAAGVAAELHDYCRRRAELEAEYSRALDKLVRAAHQKHKEQKHKREQWSLTGAYACWQAALDSTRSLSKDHAALAALYGGQLASRLQRAADDALRLHRKCRDIVLERHEEVGAALADAAAAGKAQAAAAAEWRAAAAKLRHAHDQKTRLAAADPPRVKKLKALDKELEKRRGRHSEARAKALRARADYVLSLEAANATLQRYYLDDIPDIMLCMEVGFEAVVGRCVRTAAEAEAARAAALCAAAGALRGAASALDSLKDRQKTLDAHAPTFALPRPLPYQGTPPEEQDQEMRELVNGAAEEQDAAAAAVAAELAQRLQQLESGARALRAECRESAKTLDAAEAELVKQMEGSPAQWETARLFGPDAPAPPPPDDQEGPRKEQEDYYLAKFRSYVSSAGRLARLESKAACMRARLVRLAPAPPASPPSPPRRAAARLRRGQFAAPLDDHLAAARADLPRVLTSCVRVISSYGLRHQGIFRVSGSQVEMQALRAAFERGEDPLAHVRDASDINSVCGLLKLYLRELRPPLLPPQLQEHLLRLAALPSDADFVRRMRELLATLPASSVLVLRYLLAFLAHLTEYSEYNMMDAWNLAICVGPTLLAAWGEGGAQLAAQNLVNELVKRTIIHHAAIFPQDIAPHALYKRPSEENETVAEEGESAAGSDDVDAAEEPDVNDDLSLYDDDEENDDDEISDDGENGEWRERDRDSIERRSESLPRRQSVPAPQVREPSPAAPAPSTSAQCRRLAEATPDLVLDLPARAPTEASAPPADAAETFASNRDTLKKRPSHKPSSSDSSTIAPDDPPDTADKPDEAETSTSASAAPESPVPARNTARVAAKFADLTLTGGSLKPALAAKPALLRRPTPHPQHARPQPPPDETT; this is encoded by the exons ATATTCGCGTACAACTGACAGAACAGACGCGAATACTAGAAGCAAGGGCCGAAGCGGCAGCAGGCGTCGCAGCAGAACTACACGACTACTGCCGAAGACGAGCCGAACTAGAGGCAGAATATTCCCGCGCACTTGACAAGTTAGTCCGAGCCGCACATCAGAAGCATAAGGAGCAGAAGCACAA ACGCGAGCAATGGTCGCTAACCGGTGCCTACGCCTGTTGGCAGGCTGCGCTGGACAGCACGCGCTCGCTGTCCAAAGACCATGCGGCATTAGCCGCGCTGTACGGAGGGCAACTGGCGTCAAGATTGCAAAGGGCGGCTGACGACGCGCTGAGGTTACACAGGAAATGCCGGGATATAG TGTTGGAGCGCCATGAAGAAGTAGGCGCAGCCTTAGCCGACGCTGCAGCGGCGGGCAAGGCGCAAGCGGCAGCGGCCGCAGAATGGCGCGCCGCGGCAGCCAAGCTGAGACACGCCCATGACCAGAAGACTCGGCTGGCTGCCGCCGACCCTCCTAGAGTTAAGAAGCTGAAGGCTTTGGATAAAGAGCTAGAGAAG CGACGCGGCCGACACAGCGAGGCGCGCGCTAAAGCCCTGCGCGCACGCGCGGACTACGTGTTGAGTCtagaagccgcgaacgcgactCTGCAGCGATACTACCTTGACGACATCCCCGATATCATGCTT TGCATGGAGGTCGGTTTCGAGGCCGTAGTGGGCCGCTGCGTGCGCACCGCCGCCGAGGCCGAGGCCGCCCGCGCCGCGGCCCTGTGCGCGGCCGCCGGCGCGCTGCGCGGAGCGGCCTCAGCTCTGGACTCTTTGAAGGACCGACAAAAGACGCTGGACGCTCATGCGCCCACTTTTGCGTTGCCACGGCCACTACCTTATCAAGGGACACCTCCTGAAGAACAA GATCAAGAAATGCGCGAGTTAGTAAACGGGGCAGCAGAAGAACAGGACGCAGCGGCGGCAGCAGTGGCAGCAGAGCTGGCGCAACGGTTGCAGCAACTTGAGAGCGGTGCGAGGGCTCTCAGGGCTGAATGTAGAGAGAGCGCCAAGACTCTTGATGCGGCTGAAGCTGAACTTGTTAAACAG ATGGAAGGCAGCCCGGCGCAGTGGGAGACGGCGCGGCTGTTCGGGCCGgacgcgcccgcgccgccgccgcccgacgACCAGGAGGGGCCGAGGAAGGAGCAGGAGGACTACTATCTCGCG AAGTTCCGGTCGTACGTGTCGAGCGCGGGGCGGCTGGCGCGGCTGGAGAGCAAGGCGGCGTGCATGCGCGCGCGCCTCGTGCGcctcgcgcccgcgccgcccgcctcgCCGCCctcgccgccgcgccgcgccgccgcccgcctgCGCCGCGGGCAGTTCGCCGCGCCGCTCGACGACCACCTGGCCGCGGCCCGGGCGGACTTGCCGAGGGTGCTGACGTCGTGCGTGCGCGTCATATCGAGCTACG GTCTACGGCACCAAGGCATCTTCCGCGTGTCAGGGTCTCAAGTGGAAATGCAAGCCTTACGCGCCGCCTTCGAGAGGGGCGAGGACCCGCTGGCACATGTGAGAGACGCCTCCGATATCAACTCT GTGTGTGGCCTCCTAAAGCTATACCTCCGTGAGCTCCGTCCACCGCTTCTACCGCCACAACTACAGGAACACCTACTACGTTTAGCCGCTTTACCGAGCGATGCGGACTTTGTACGGCGCATGCGTGAACTGTTAGCGACGTTGCCAGCTTCGTCTGTGCTTGTGTTGCGGTATCTGCTGGCGTTCTTAGCACA TTTAACAGAATACAGCGAATACAACATGATGGACGCGTGGAACTTGGCCATCTGCGTGGGTCCCACGCTGCTAGCGGCGTGGGGCGAGGGTGGGGCACAGCTAGCGGCTCAGAATCTCGTCAACGAGCTAGTTAAGAGGACTATCATACACCACGCCGCCATCTTTCCTCAGGACATCGCGCCACATGCGCTGTATAAGCGACCAAG TGAAGAGAACGAGACCGTCGCGGAAGAAGGCGAGAGCGCGGCCGGCTCCGACGACGTCGACGCGGCGGAGGAGCCCGACGTCAACGACGACCTGTCGTTGTACGATGACGACGAAGAAAACGACGACG ATGAAATAAGCGACGACGGTGAGAACGGAGAATGGAGAGAGCGGGACAGGGACTCAATAGAAAGGAG GTCGGAGAGTCTGCCGCGACGACAGTCCGTGCCCGCTCCACAG GTCCGCGAGCCGTCCCCCGCCGCCCCCGCCCCTTCCACCTCTGCACAATGCCG GAGGTTAGCGGAAGCCACACCGGACCTAGTGCTGGACTTACCAGCACGGGCGCCGACTGAGGCCAGTGCGCCGCCCGCCGACGCCGCTGAAACGTTCGCTAGCAACCGCGACACGCTCAAGAAGCGGCCCTCGCACAA ACCATCATCATCAGACAGCAGCACAATCGCCCCCGACGACCCTCCCGACACCGCAGACAAGCCGGACGAGGCCGAAACCTCAACATCGGCCTCGGCGGCCCCTGAAAGCCCAGTACCCGCACGCAACACCGCCCGCGTCGCCGCCAAATTCGCCGACTTGACGCTGACTGGTGGCTCGCTCAAGCCGGCTTTAGCTGCTAAACCGGCTTTACTGAGGAGACCTACGCCGCATCCGCAACATGCGAGGCCGCAGCCACCGCCTGACGAAACCACATAG
- the LOC133526014 gene encoding SLIT-ROBO Rho GTPase-activating protein 3-like isoform X6: protein MSEATTPTGEAPMLELDDRDAEPRTPMKRLGSTRKLAAFNNIRVQLTEQTRILEARAEAAAGVAAELHDYCRRRAELEAEYSRALDKLVRAAHQKHKEQKHKREQWSLTGAYACWQAALDSTRSLSKDHAALAALYGGQLASRLQRAADDALRLHRKCRDIVLERHEEVGAALADAAAAGKAQAAAAAEWRAAAAKLRHAHDQKTRLAAADPPRVKKLKALDKELEKRRGRHSEARAKALRARADYVLSLEAANATLQRYYLDDIPDIMLCMEVGFEAVVGRCVRTAAEAEAARAAALCAAAGALRGAASALDSLKDRQKTLDAHAPTFALPRPLPYQGTPPEEQDQEMRELVNGAAEEQDAAAAAVAAELAQRLQQLESGARALRAECRESAKTLDAAEAELVKQMEGSPAQWETARLFGPDAPAPPPPDDQEGPRKEQEDYYLAKFRSYVSSAGRLARLESKAACMRARLVRLAPAPPASPPSPPRRAAARLRRGQFAAPLDDHLAAARADLPRVLTSCVRVISSYGLRHQGIFRVSGSQVEMQALRAAFERGEDPLAHVRDASDINSVCGLLKLYLRELRPPLLPPQLQEHLLRLAALPSDADFVRRMRELLATLPASSVLVLRYLLAFLAHLTEYSEYNMMDAWNLAICVGPTLLAAWGEGGAQLAAQNLVNELVKRTIIHHAAIFPQDIAPHALYKRPSEENETVAEEGESAAGSDDVDAAEEPDVNDDLSLYDDDEENDDDEISDDGENGEWRERDRDSIERRSESLPRRQSVPAPQVREPSPAAPAPSTSAQCRRLAEATPDLVLDLPARAPTEASAPPADAAETFASNRDTLKKRPSHKPSSSDSSTIAPDDPPDTADKPDEAETSTSASAAPESPVPARNTARVAAKFADLTLTGGSLKPALAAKPALLRRPTPHPQHARPQPPPDETT, encoded by the exons ATATTCGCGTACAACTGACAGAACAGACGCGAATACTAGAAGCAAGGGCCGAAGCGGCAGCAGGCGTCGCAGCAGAACTACACGACTACTGCCGAAGACGAGCCGAACTAGAGGCAGAATATTCCCGCGCACTTGACAAGTTAGTCCGAGCCGCACATCAGAAGCATAAGGAGCAGAAGCACAA ACGCGAGCAATGGTCGCTAACCGGTGCCTACGCCTGTTGGCAGGCTGCGCTGGACAGCACGCGCTCGCTGTCCAAAGACCATGCGGCATTAGCCGCGCTGTACGGAGGGCAACTGGCGTCAAGATTGCAAAGGGCGGCTGACGACGCGCTGAGGTTACACAGGAAATGCCGGGATATAG TGTTGGAGCGCCATGAAGAAGTAGGCGCAGCCTTAGCCGACGCTGCAGCGGCGGGCAAGGCGCAAGCGGCAGCGGCCGCAGAATGGCGCGCCGCGGCAGCCAAGCTGAGACACGCCCATGACCAGAAGACTCGGCTGGCTGCCGCCGACCCTCCTAGAGTTAAGAAGCTGAAGGCTTTGGATAAAGAGCTAGAGAAG CGACGCGGCCGACACAGCGAGGCGCGCGCTAAAGCCCTGCGCGCACGCGCGGACTACGTGTTGAGTCtagaagccgcgaacgcgactCTGCAGCGATACTACCTTGACGACATCCCCGATATCATGCTT TGCATGGAGGTCGGTTTCGAGGCCGTAGTGGGCCGCTGCGTGCGCACCGCCGCCGAGGCCGAGGCCGCCCGCGCCGCGGCCCTGTGCGCGGCCGCCGGCGCGCTGCGCGGAGCGGCCTCAGCTCTGGACTCTTTGAAGGACCGACAAAAGACGCTGGACGCTCATGCGCCCACTTTTGCGTTGCCACGGCCACTACCTTATCAAGGGACACCTCCTGAAGAACAA GATCAAGAAATGCGCGAGTTAGTAAACGGGGCAGCAGAAGAACAGGACGCAGCGGCGGCAGCAGTGGCAGCAGAGCTGGCGCAACGGTTGCAGCAACTTGAGAGCGGTGCGAGGGCTCTCAGGGCTGAATGTAGAGAGAGCGCCAAGACTCTTGATGCGGCTGAAGCTGAACTTGTTAAACAG ATGGAAGGCAGCCCGGCGCAGTGGGAGACGGCGCGGCTGTTCGGGCCGgacgcgcccgcgccgccgccgcccgacgACCAGGAGGGGCCGAGGAAGGAGCAGGAGGACTACTATCTCGCG AAGTTCCGGTCGTACGTGTCGAGCGCGGGGCGGCTGGCGCGGCTGGAGAGCAAGGCGGCGTGCATGCGCGCGCGCCTCGTGCGcctcgcgcccgcgccgcccgcctcgCCGCCctcgccgccgcgccgcgccgccgcccgcctgCGCCGCGGGCAGTTCGCCGCGCCGCTCGACGACCACCTGGCCGCGGCCCGGGCGGACTTGCCGAGGGTGCTGACGTCGTGCGTGCGCGTCATATCGAGCTACG GTCTACGGCACCAAGGCATCTTCCGCGTGTCAGGGTCTCAAGTGGAAATGCAAGCCTTACGCGCCGCCTTCGAGAGGGGCGAGGACCCGCTGGCACATGTGAGAGACGCCTCCGATATCAACTCT GTGTGTGGCCTCCTAAAGCTATACCTCCGTGAGCTCCGTCCACCGCTTCTACCGCCACAACTACAGGAACACCTACTACGTTTAGCCGCTTTACCGAGCGATGCGGACTTTGTACGGCGCATGCGTGAACTGTTAGCGACGTTGCCAGCTTCGTCTGTGCTTGTGTTGCGGTATCTGCTGGCGTTCTTAGCACA TTTAACAGAATACAGCGAATACAACATGATGGACGCGTGGAACTTGGCCATCTGCGTGGGTCCCACGCTGCTAGCGGCGTGGGGCGAGGGTGGGGCACAGCTAGCGGCTCAGAATCTCGTCAACGAGCTAGTTAAGAGGACTATCATACACCACGCCGCCATCTTTCCTCAGGACATCGCGCCACATGCGCTGTATAAGCGACCAAG TGAAGAGAACGAGACCGTCGCGGAAGAAGGCGAGAGCGCGGCCGGCTCCGACGACGTCGACGCGGCGGAGGAGCCCGACGTCAACGACGACCTGTCGTTGTACGATGACGACGAAGAAAACGACGACG ATGAAATAAGCGACGACGGTGAGAACGGAGAATGGAGAGAGCGGGACAGGGACTCAATAGAAAGGAG GTCGGAGAGTCTGCCGCGACGACAGTCCGTGCCCGCTCCACAG GTCCGCGAGCCGTCCCCCGCCGCCCCCGCCCCTTCCACCTCTGCACAATGCCG GAGGTTAGCGGAAGCCACACCGGACCTAGTGCTGGACTTACCAGCACGGGCGCCGACTGAGGCCAGTGCGCCGCCCGCCGACGCCGCTGAAACGTTCGCTAGCAACCGCGACACGCTCAAGAAGCGGCCCTCGCACAA ACCATCATCATCAGACAGCAGCACAATCGCCCCCGACGACCCTCCCGACACCGCAGACAAGCCGGACGAGGCCGAAACCTCAACATCGGCCTCGGCGGCCCCTGAAAGCCCAGTACCCGCACGCAACACCGCCCGCGTCGCCGCCAAATTCGCCGACTTGACGCTGACTGGTGGCTCGCTCAAGCCGGCTTTAGCTGCTAAACCGGCTTTACTGAGGAGACCTACGCCGCATCCGCAACATGCGAGGCCGCAGCCACCGCCTGACGAAACCACATAG